The Solanum lycopersicum chromosome 8, SLM_r2.1 DNA segment taaatttagggCTTTCGTTATTTTTGGCTttagccactaattaacttaagtcgTCACTAATTCTAGTGGTAGACTAagttcattctttaatataattcaattcactgtgttaaataattttaatttatcttcGATCTCAAATTTAATAACTATTAGATATATtctcaattttacttttttttctaatctaaattgcaacaaatttttttgattcGGTTATAACTAGAGGGAAAAACTTCATGGaattagtaaataaaaaaataatctcgcCTTTTAATGGACATAGAATAATAACGTAAGTAGCTATACTATCAAAGATTTGGTAAaactttctattttaattatatataaggTATTTTTTTTGGGTATATTTCTAGATTTCTCAATATCTTAAAAATGTGAGAtcatatttttaacaaattaatatgatttatcaataaatagttgcttatcaatataatttttggttgttcatataattttatggatttcttatttaaatatatatttgactaGCGGTCATAATTAGTTTGATGTGtgaaaatgttaatatataGATTAGGCTGAAAAGAAGGAACTAAAAAAAGGGTTAATCTCTACTACTTTTGCTATAATGACGCATCAACAGCCATTCTTATCCCTTTTCACTTAAGCTTTTCTCTCCAATTAATTAATCCTCTTCAATCACTTTCACTAAATTGATACATTTGCCAAAAATGTATGAATTGCTCTGACTTTAATTCTTCTTTTATTCTTATTCTGCAATCTTTATAATTTCCTAGCAAAAATTATTCTGAAAATTCCATGAAGTGAAAatgtaagtttttttattttttcattttctttttggtttatGGTATTGTGATCTATCTGTGATTACTCTTGTTGATTTTGGCAGTTGCTGGATAAGAAAaaagttattcatgtattaatttttgtataatttatgcGGCGTTtgatagttatataaaaaacaagttattcatatataaaattaataataatatttaattgtcATATCATAACTAATCAATGTAATCGTGAATCTATGTACTATGTTATGCAGTATAGAAGGTGGTGGAACTAATCTTGTATTACTAATTATACTTGCATAATTCTAACCCGCTACCAACAATCCTTGTTACGTGAAGAAATTTGTGATGTTGAATAATTTTAGCCTATGATCAATCTCTCTTGGAGAAAAAGACTGAATTTAATAATTGTCAAAATTTAGTGTTTTTTCACTTATATATTGTTCAAAAATGTTGGGACTTTCTACCAGAATTGCTTGCTAAGAAGCCAAATTCAATCATATTTGAAATACTACATTCAATTTGCCAGTGTCTCGCGGTACTTAATCCCTCAAagatacttaaacttgtataaaactGAACAACTAGATATATGCGTCTTATGGAGCATCCTACTTGGCCATTTTGCATCCTACATGGTGTCTTACTTGGGTAATTGTGTATTATGTCACTTAGAAAATgcgtgtctatttgttcaatcgATAAAGATTATGTAGGTTGTTGTTCTGTTTTTCATGAGCTAACATgtcactttctatcattttgtAACAGTGCATTGAAatagcaacaaaaaaaataaggatgTCGTCCGAACCAGCTCCTTATGTACCCAAAAATGTCCTCATAACGGGTGCAGCAGGCTTCATTCCGTCTCATGTAACCAATAGATTGACCAAGCTATATCCTAACTACAGGATTGTTGCTCTTGACAAGCTCGATTATTGTTCGAGTCTAAAAAATTTGGAGCCAAGTTACTCGTGTCCGAATTTCAAATTTGTCAAGGCTGATATTACTAGTGCTGATCTTATCAACCATCTTCTGGTTGAGGAGAAGATTGATACAATTATGCATTTTGCAGCACAGACTCATGTGGATAATTCATTTGGAAATTCGTTTGAGTTCaccattaataatatttacggTACTCATGTGCTTCTTGAGGCTTGTAAGTTGACTAAATGCATCAAGAGATTCATTCATGTTAGTACCGATGAAGTTTATGGCGAGACTGATTTGGAAACTGACATTGGCAATCCTGAAGCTTCTCAACTCCTTCCTACTAATCCATATTCCGCGACTAAAGCTGGAGCAGAAATGCTTGTCATGGCTTATAATAGGTCTTATGGCCTACCAACAATCACTACTCGAGGGAATAACGTGTATGGCCCAAATCAGTTCCCTGAGAAGTTGATCCCAAAGTTCATTATTCTAGCAATGAAGGGTGAGCGTTTGCCAATTCATGGCGATGGAACAAATGTTAGGAGCTATTTGTACTCTGCTGATGTTGCTGAGGCATTTGATGTGATACTGCACAAAGGGGTTATTGGACATGTGTATAACATTGGTACTAAGAAAGAGAGGGCAGTTTTGGACGTGGCTGCGGATATATGCAAATTGGTTGGAAAGAATGCTAAAGAAGTTATCGAGCTTGTACAAGATAGGCCTTTTAATGATCAAAGGTATTTCCTGGATGATCAAAAGCTTAAGAAGTTAGGGTGGCAAGAAAGGACTACTTGGGAGGCAGGACTAAAGATGACACTCGATTGGTACACAAAAAATCCCGATTGGTGGGGTGATATAACCGGAGCCCTTCACCCACATCCCAGAATCTC contains these protein-coding regions:
- the LOC101248505 gene encoding trifunctional UDP-glucose 4,6-dehydratase/UDP-4-keto-6-deoxy-D-glucose 3,5-epimerase/UDP-4-keto-L-rhamnose-reductase RHM1 isoform X1 — encoded protein: MSSEPAPYVPKNVLITGAAGFIPSHVTNRLTKLYPNYRIVALDKLDYCSSLKNLEPSYSCPNFKFVKADITSADLINHLLVEEKIDTIMHFAAQTHVDNSFGNSFEFTINNIYGTHVLLEACKLTKCIKRFIHVSTDEVYGETDLETDIGNPEASQLLPTNPYSATKAGAEMLVMAYNRSYGLPTITTRGNNVYGPNQFPEKLIPKFIILAMKGERLPIHGDGTNVRSYLYSADVAEAFDVILHKGVIGHVYNIGTKKERAVLDVAADICKLVGKNAKEVIELVQDRPFNDQRYFLDDQKLKKLGWQERTTWEAGLKMTLDWYTKNPDWWGDITGALHPHPRISNIAPSHDEGCLLQLVKGSKKASGSDLKFLIYGKTGWIGGLLGKICEERGIAYEYGLGRLQDRSSLMQDMIRVKPTHVFNAAGVTGRPNVDWCESHKVETIRTNVAGTLTLADICREADILVMNFATGCIFEYDEQHPLGSGIGFKEEDKPNFTGSFYSKTKAMVEELLKEYNNVCTLRVRMPISSDLSNPRNFITKITRYDKVVNIPNSMTVLDELLPISIEMAKRNCRGIWNFTNPGVVSHNEILEMYRDYIDPKFKWQNFDLQEQAKVIVAPRSNNELDMTKLKNEFPELLSIKDSIIKLLYNEGFIRCAQSAYPKSRCSDRNYSGYGLS
- the LOC101248505 gene encoding trifunctional UDP-glucose 4,6-dehydratase/UDP-4-keto-6-deoxy-D-glucose 3,5-epimerase/UDP-4-keto-L-rhamnose-reductase RHM1 isoform X2; the encoded protein is MSSEPAPYVPKNVLITGAAGFIPSHVTNRLTKLYPNYRIVALDKLDYCSSLKNLEPSYSCPNFKFVKADITSADLINHLLVEEKIDTIMHFAAQTHVDNSFGNSFEFTINNIYGTHVLLEACKLTKCIKRFIHVSTDEVYGETDLETDIGNPEASQLLPTNPYSATKAGAEMLVMAYNRSYGLPTITTRGNNVYGPNQFPEKLIPKFIILAMKGERLPIHGDGTNVRSYLYSADVAEAFDVILHKGVIGHVYNIGTKKERAVLDVAADICKLVGKNAKEVIELVQDRPFNDQRYFLDDQKLKKLGWQERTTWEAGLKMTLDWYTKNPDWWGDITGALHPHPRISNIAPSHDEGCLLQLVKGSKKASGSDLKFLIYGKTGWIGGLLGKICEERGIAYEYGLGRLQDRSSLMQDMIRVKPTHVFNAAGVTGRPNVDWCESHKVETIRTNVAGTLTLADICREADILVMNFATGCIFEYDEQHPLGSGIGFKEEDKPNFTGSFYSKTKAMVEELLKEYNNVCTLRVRMPISSDLSNPRNFITKITRYDKVVNIPNSMTVLDELLPISIEMAKRNCRGIWNFTNPGVVSHNEILEMYRDYIDPKFKWQNFDLQEQAKVIVAPRSNNELDMTKLKNEFPELLSIKDSIIKYVFGPN